One Arvicanthis niloticus isolate mArvNil1 chromosome 3, mArvNil1.pat.X, whole genome shotgun sequence DNA segment encodes these proteins:
- the Uqcc5 gene encoding ubiquinol-cytochrome c reductase complex assembly factor 5 codes for MFFRAQVRRALQRVPGKQRFGIYRFLPFFFVLGGTMEWIMIKVRVGQETFYDVYRRKASERQYQKRLEDTSEANLHKLIK; via the exons ATGTTCTTCAGGGCCCAGGTGAGGCGAGCTCTTCAGCGAGTGCCCGGGAAGCAGCGATTCGGCATCTACAGATTCCTGCCATTCTTTTTTGTCCTGGGAGGAACGATGGAGTGGATCATGATTAAAGTGCGCGTGGGGCAGGAGACCTTTT ATGATGTCTACCGTAGAAAAGCTTCAGAAAGACAGTACCAGAAAAGGCTGGAAGATACATCAGAAGCCAATCTTCATAAGCTAATAAAGTAA
- the Nt5dc2 gene encoding 5'-nucleotidase domain-containing protein 2, with the protein MAGAGLRATARRWLLCGGHGRPRAASSSPSCPGCGPPGPGAHCPSTPRSAPADGADLSAHLWARYQDMRRLVHDLLPPEVCSLLNPAAIYANNEISLSDVEVYGFDYDYTLAQYADALHPEIFNAARDILIEHYKYPEGIRKYDYDPSFAIRGLHYDIQKSLLMKIDAFHYVQLGTAYRGLQPVPDDEVIDLYGGTQHIPLYQMSGFYGKGPSIKQFMDIFSLPEMALLSCVVDYFLGHGLEFDQVHLYKDVTDAIRDVHVKGLMYQWIEQDMEKYILRGDETFAVLNRLVAHGKQLFLITNSPFSFVDKGMRHMVGPDWRQLFDVVIVQADKPNFFTDRRKPFRKLDEKGSLHWDRISRLEKGKIYRQGNLFDFLRLTEWRGPRVLYFGDHLYSDLADLMLRHGWRTGAIIPELEREIRIINTEQYMHSLTWQQALTGLLERMQTYQDAESRQVLATWMKERQELRCITKALFNAQFGSIFRTFHNPTYFSRRLVRFSDLYMASLSCLLNYRVDFTFYPRRTPLQHEAPLWMDQLCTGCMKTPFLGDMAHIR; encoded by the exons ATGGCGGGTGCGGGACTGCGGGCGACAGCTAGGCGCTGGCTGCTGTGCGGAGGCCACGGCCGACCGCGGGCCGCCTCGTCCTCACCCTCCTGCCCTGGCTGCGGCCCGCCGGGTCCCGGAGCCCACTGCCCCAGCACCCCGCGCTCGGCGCCCGCAGACGGCGCAGACCTCAGCGCGCACTTGTGGGCTCGTTACCAGGACATGCGGAGGCTGGTGCACG ACCTTCTGCCCCCTGAGGTCTGCAGCCTCCTAAACCCAGCAGCCATCTATGCCAACAATGAGATCAGCCTGAGCGACGTCGAAGTCTATGGCTTTGACTATGACTACACACTGGCCCAGTATGCAGATGCACTGCACCCAGAGATCTTCAATGCTGCCCGGGACATCTTGATAGAGCATTACAAG TATCCTGAGGGGATTCGGAAGTATGACTACGACCCCAGCTTTGCCATCCGTGGCCTCCACTACGACATTCAGAAG agccTCCTGATGAAGATTGATGCTTTTCATTACGTACAACTGGGAACTGCCTACAG GGGCCTCCAGCCTGTGCCAGATGATGAAGTGATTGACCTGTACGGTGGCACCCAGCACATCCCACTATACCAGATGAGCGGCTTCTATGGGAAG GGCCCTTCCATCAAGCAGTTCATGGACATCTTCTCACTCCCAGAGATGGCTCTGCTGTCTTGTGTGGTGGACTACTTTCTGGGCCATGGCCTGGAGTTTGACCAAGTACACCTCTACAAGGATGTGACG GATGCCATCCGGGATGTCCATGTGAAGGGCCTCATGTACCAGTGGATTGAGCAGGACATGG AGAAGTACATCCTGAGAGGGGATGAAACATTTGCAGTCCTTAACCGCCTGGTAGCCCATGGCAAACAGCTGTTCCTCATTACCAACAGTCCCTTCAGCTTTGT GGACAAAGGTATGCGGCACATGGTAGGTCCCGATTGGCGCCAACTCTTCGATGTGGTCATCGTCCAGGCAGACAAACCCAACTTTTTCACTGACCGGCGCAA GCCTTTTCGCAAGCTTGATGAGAAGGGCTCCCTCCACTGGGACCGTATCTCTCGCCTAGAAAAGGGCAAGATCTATCGGCAG GGAAACCTGTTTGATTTTCTTCGTCTGACAGAATGGCGAGGGCCCCGTGTGCTCTATTTCGGTGACCACCTTTACAGTGACCTGGCG GATCTCATGCTGCGGCACGGCTGGCGCACAGGAGCCATCATCCCTGAGCTGGAGCGGGAGATCCGGATCATCAACACGGAGCAGTACATGCACTCGCTGACCTGGCAGCAGGCTCTCACTGGGCTGCTAGAGCGCATGCAG ACTTATCAGGACGCAGAGTCCCGGCAGGTGCTGGCTACCTGGATGAAGGAGCGGCAAGAACTGAG ATGCATCACAAAGGCCCTGTTCAACGCTCAGTTTGGGAGCATCTTCCGCACCTTCCATAACCCTACCTACTTCTCCAGGCGCCTCGTGCGATTCTCCGACCTCTACATGGCCTCTCTCAGCTGTTTGCTCAACTACCGTGTAGACTTCACTTTCTACCCGCGCCGCACACCCCTGCAACATGAGGCGCCCCTCTGGATGGACCAGCTGTGCACCGGCTGCATGAAGACACCCTTTCTTGGTGACATGGCCCACATCCGCTGA